The Fimbriimonas ginsengisoli Gsoil 348 genome window below encodes:
- the proS gene encoding proline--tRNA ligase, whose product MSSNHGIPSRSENYGEWYNQLVLKADLADHSAVRGCMVIKPHGYALWELMQRALDDLFKETGHVNAYFPLFIPKSFFEKEAEHVEGFAKECAVVTHHRLKPNPNGPGLIPDPEAKLTEELIVRPTSETIIWNTYKDWIQSYRDLPLLINQWANVVRWELRTKLFLRTAEFLWQEGHTAHATHEEAEQEALTILHECYGRFVEEWMAVPVIKGVKSENEKFAGADHTYTMEAMTQDLRAIQAGTSHHLGQAFAKAFDVKFVNKENQLDYVYATSWGVSTRLVGTLIMAHSDDKGLVCPPKLAPIQVVIVPMGRDEETRERTFGASDTLAAELKKLGLRVKVDKREKESPGFKYNYWELRGVPVRVEVGPRDLDSGTVIVARRDTGEKTTLPLGDVTAHVAGLMDEIQKSLFQRALEMREANTKRVDTWEEFESTFAGEGGAGFVLAHWDGTTETEKAISEQTKATIRCIPLTALDPSDDQPGVCVKSGKPSARRVLFAKSY is encoded by the coding sequence GTGAGCAGCAACCACGGTATCCCTTCCCGCAGCGAAAACTATGGCGAGTGGTACAACCAGCTCGTCCTTAAGGCAGACCTCGCCGACCACTCCGCCGTGCGCGGGTGCATGGTCATCAAGCCGCACGGGTACGCGCTGTGGGAGCTTATGCAACGCGCTTTGGACGACCTGTTCAAAGAGACCGGTCACGTCAACGCCTACTTCCCGCTTTTCATACCTAAGAGCTTTTTCGAGAAAGAAGCGGAGCACGTGGAAGGATTCGCCAAAGAATGCGCCGTCGTGACTCACCACCGGCTGAAACCGAATCCGAACGGCCCCGGCCTGATCCCCGATCCCGAGGCTAAGCTCACCGAGGAGCTGATCGTTCGTCCTACCAGTGAGACGATCATCTGGAACACCTACAAGGACTGGATCCAGAGCTACCGCGACCTTCCTCTGCTGATCAACCAGTGGGCGAACGTTGTCCGGTGGGAGCTGCGCACCAAGCTGTTCCTCCGCACCGCCGAGTTCCTTTGGCAGGAGGGTCACACCGCCCACGCGACCCACGAGGAAGCGGAGCAGGAAGCGCTTACGATCCTCCACGAATGCTATGGCCGCTTCGTTGAGGAGTGGATGGCGGTGCCTGTCATCAAGGGGGTCAAGAGCGAAAACGAAAAGTTCGCCGGCGCCGACCACACATACACGATGGAAGCGATGACGCAGGATCTGCGGGCGATTCAGGCCGGAACCTCTCACCACCTCGGTCAGGCGTTCGCAAAAGCGTTCGACGTCAAGTTCGTCAACAAAGAGAACCAGCTCGACTACGTTTATGCCACCAGTTGGGGCGTCTCGACCCGCCTCGTCGGAACGCTCATCATGGCGCACTCCGACGACAAGGGGCTCGTCTGTCCACCCAAGCTCGCGCCGATCCAGGTCGTGATCGTTCCGATGGGACGGGACGAAGAGACGCGCGAACGAACATTCGGCGCTTCGGACACGCTTGCCGCCGAGTTGAAGAAACTGGGCCTGCGAGTAAAGGTCGATAAGCGGGAGAAGGAGTCGCCTGGGTTCAAATACAACTACTGGGAGTTGCGCGGCGTGCCGGTACGAGTGGAAGTCGGCCCTCGTGATCTCGATTCGGGCACCGTCATCGTCGCCCGCCGGGACACCGGTGAAAAGACGACGCTGCCGCTAGGCGACGTGACCGCGCATGTCGCCGGCCTAATGGATGAGATTCAAAAGTCGCTCTTCCAGCGAGCGCTCGAAATGCGCGAAGCGAACACCAAACGGGTGGACACGTGGGAGGAGTTCGAGTCGACCTTCGCCGGGGAAGGCGGAGCCGGCTTCGTATTGGCGCATTGGGACGGAACGACCGAAACCGAAAAGGCGATCTCCGAGCAAACCAAGGCGACAATCCGCTGCATCCCGCTCACCGCTCTCGATCCGAGCGACGACCAGCCCGGAGTTTGCGTGAAGTCAGGCAAACCGAGCGCCCGGCGAGTTCTCTTCGCAAAATCGTACTGA
- a CDS encoding DUF4139 domain-containing protein — protein sequence MIAAAVMATAPSLTEVTVYNQGMGLVKETRVMKLGAGRQNVAVEDVAAMIDPSSVSVQSISSKGSFRVLEQNYQYDLISPMAILNKSVGQKVRFIRTIANQRDVLEGTLISAPTAVVGVPGGGNQQTYNGMVIRTDDGRIVLDPIGEIEVKSVPNGLISRPTLVWDLESAMAGENTVELSYITNGISWNSDYVLTLDGLGKAALQGWVTINNQCGATFENAKLKLLAGDVNRAPTAGPDVAMLKMAGPRGGGRDANFQEEGLFEYHLYTLQRPATVRNRETKQISLLESSNVTVQKRMIVDASMNFGRYYPGEGEIGTGDIKPQVRIEFENKKTNDLGIPLPRGRVRIYQRDQAGSVQLLGEDNIDHTPRDETVSLVVGRAFDVVASRKRTNFTRISDRAVQESFEIELRNRKETTETVEVIERHYGDWRVLAKNMDFAKASAEAMVFKVTLKPNEVRKVTYTVETKW from the coding sequence ATGATTGCCGCCGCGGTTATGGCTACCGCACCGAGCCTTACCGAGGTTACGGTTTACAACCAGGGGATGGGGCTCGTCAAAGAGACCCGCGTCATGAAACTTGGCGCAGGTCGTCAGAACGTCGCCGTCGAAGACGTCGCCGCGATGATCGATCCGAGCAGCGTGAGCGTTCAAAGCATCAGCAGTAAGGGATCGTTCCGGGTGCTGGAGCAGAACTACCAGTACGACCTGATCTCGCCGATGGCGATTCTCAACAAGTCGGTCGGTCAGAAGGTGCGCTTTATCCGCACCATCGCCAACCAACGCGACGTTCTCGAAGGAACCCTGATCAGCGCGCCGACGGCGGTGGTGGGAGTTCCCGGCGGCGGTAACCAGCAAACCTATAACGGCATGGTCATCCGCACCGACGACGGTCGTATCGTCCTCGACCCGATCGGCGAGATCGAGGTGAAATCGGTGCCGAACGGGCTCATCAGCCGGCCAACCCTGGTTTGGGACCTCGAGTCCGCGATGGCGGGCGAAAACACGGTCGAGCTCAGCTATATCACCAACGGCATTAGCTGGAACAGCGACTACGTTCTCACCTTGGACGGCCTCGGAAAGGCTGCCTTGCAAGGCTGGGTGACGATCAACAACCAGTGCGGCGCCACCTTCGAGAATGCGAAGCTGAAGCTGCTTGCGGGAGACGTCAACCGAGCTCCCACCGCCGGGCCGGACGTTGCCATGCTAAAGATGGCCGGTCCTCGGGGTGGGGGGCGAGACGCGAACTTCCAGGAAGAAGGGCTCTTCGAATACCACCTGTACACGCTCCAACGACCGGCAACGGTGCGAAACCGGGAGACCAAGCAGATCTCGCTGCTCGAATCGTCGAACGTCACCGTCCAGAAGCGAATGATCGTGGACGCCTCGATGAACTTCGGCCGGTACTACCCGGGCGAAGGGGAAATCGGAACCGGTGACATCAAACCGCAGGTCCGGATCGAGTTCGAAAACAAGAAGACGAACGACCTGGGGATTCCCCTTCCCCGCGGACGGGTGCGCATCTATCAGCGCGATCAAGCCGGCTCCGTGCAACTCCTGGGTGAAGACAACATCGATCACACTCCGCGCGACGAAACCGTCTCGCTGGTGGTGGGCCGGGCGTTCGACGTCGTGGCAAGCCGGAAGCGAACGAACTTCACCCGCATCAGCGACCGCGCGGTCCAAGAGTCGTTCGAAATCGAGCTACGCAACCGGAAGGAGACCACGGAAACGGTCGAAGTGATCGAGCGCCACTACGGCGACTGGCGCGTCCTTGCCAAGAACATGGATTTCGCCAAGGCCTCCGCCGAAGCGATGGTCTTCAAGGTCACGCTCAAACCGAACGAGGTTCGGAAGGTCACCTACACGGTGGAGACGAAGTGGTAG
- a CDS encoding ethanolamine ammonia-lyase subunit EutB, producing the protein MPYRAAIGSTSFRFDSLRELLAKATPRRSGDELAGIAAASEAERAAAQIALADVPLQAFLDEPLVEDDVTDLIHRTHSDQSFAGIRSQTVGEFRENVLAKDIGVIRSGVTPEMAAAVSKLMRNGELILAAQRLPVVSRFRTTVGLPGRFSTRLQPNHPTDDPRGVLASTLTGLYFGCGDAVIGINPAGDSVESTITLLKLLDDVRSRLEIPTQSCVLSHVTTQLRAMEAGAPVDLIFQSIGGTEATNKGFGITLSMLSEAKEASQGLNRGTVGNQTMYFETGQGSALSANAHHGIDQQTVECRAYGVARAFDPFLVNTVVGFIGPEYLYDGKQILRAGLEDHFCGKLLGLPMGVDVCYTNHAEADPDDMDSLLMLLALSGVNYVMAVPGSDDVMLGYQSTSYHDALMVRRLSKRRPAPEFEAWLQRQGLLDELGEPTGIDNLRLAIGEWASALPRG; encoded by the coding sequence ATGCCGTACCGTGCCGCTATCGGTTCGACTTCTTTTCGGTTTGACTCGCTTCGGGAGTTGCTCGCCAAAGCGACCCCGCGGCGGTCGGGCGACGAGTTGGCCGGGATCGCGGCGGCCAGCGAGGCGGAACGGGCGGCGGCTCAAATCGCCTTAGCGGATGTTCCACTTCAAGCTTTCCTAGACGAACCGCTGGTGGAGGACGACGTCACCGACCTCATCCACCGGACCCACAGCGACCAGTCTTTCGCCGGGATCCGCTCTCAAACGGTTGGAGAATTCAGGGAGAACGTCCTCGCCAAGGACATCGGCGTCATCCGTTCCGGCGTGACGCCGGAGATGGCGGCCGCCGTTAGCAAGCTGATGCGGAATGGCGAATTGATCTTGGCGGCCCAGCGCCTGCCAGTGGTCTCGCGCTTTCGCACGACGGTCGGCCTTCCGGGTAGGTTCTCGACGCGTCTCCAGCCGAACCACCCGACCGACGATCCCCGCGGCGTCCTCGCCAGCACACTCACCGGCCTCTACTTCGGTTGCGGCGACGCGGTCATCGGAATCAATCCGGCGGGAGATTCCGTCGAATCGACGATCACCCTGCTGAAGCTCTTGGACGACGTCCGTTCGCGCCTCGAAATCCCTACCCAAAGCTGTGTTCTCTCGCACGTCACCACCCAGCTTCGCGCGATGGAGGCGGGAGCTCCGGTCGACTTGATTTTCCAATCGATCGGCGGCACGGAGGCCACGAATAAGGGCTTTGGGATTACCCTTTCCATGCTGAGCGAGGCGAAGGAAGCGTCCCAAGGGCTGAATCGAGGGACCGTGGGAAACCAAACGATGTACTTCGAGACCGGCCAGGGGAGCGCGCTCTCCGCAAACGCTCACCACGGTATCGACCAGCAAACCGTCGAGTGTCGCGCCTACGGCGTCGCCCGGGCGTTCGATCCTTTCCTCGTGAACACGGTCGTGGGATTCATCGGGCCGGAGTATCTATACGACGGCAAGCAGATTCTGAGGGCAGGGCTGGAGGATCACTTCTGCGGCAAGCTGCTCGGTCTACCCATGGGGGTGGATGTCTGCTACACCAACCACGCCGAAGCCGATCCGGACGACATGGATTCTCTCTTGATGCTTCTTGCGCTGTCTGGCGTGAACTACGTGATGGCGGTGCCGGGGAGCGACGATGTAATGCTCGGTTACCAGAGCACCTCGTATCACGACGCATTGATGGTTCGCCGCCTATCGAAGCGGCGTCCCGCGCCGGAATTCGAAGCTTGGCTTCAGCGGCAAGGCTTACTTGACGAGCTAGGAGAGCCCACCGGGATCGACAATTTACGGCTAGCGATTGGCGAATGGGCGAGCGCCCTGCCACGAGGCTAG